The following are encoded in a window of Primulina eburnea isolate SZY01 chromosome 4, ASM2296580v1, whole genome shotgun sequence genomic DNA:
- the LOC140830193 gene encoding uncharacterized protein, with translation MDISPTPMEILLDRFQSLHPPMLKGTENALECENLLENMDQLFESLEYPDDRTIKLVVHQLLDVAKSWWIMTKKALEGRGTIVTWDIFKSEFYQRFFPTSFRKDRGAEFENLKQGNLNIEEYAAKFSNLLRFAPHVASDEEAKADHFINGLNPDIFTLVNTGRPNTFAEALDRAKGAETGIITQRGSQYSQRPQQPQFRQQFRRGNTGGNGGNIREKFKARGKQFKRHGSNFSSSSGSRWDTMLECVQIVAVIYLRVWDDRDRHLTRIARLLQKGAECLLVYAIDTSRSVPKLADIPIVSEFSDVFPDEIPGFPLVRDIDFNIELMPVARFFSIFRYHQLRVRETDVSKTAFRTRVVFLGHVISSAGISVGPSKVEAVINWCRPTSVPEDSLPLVDFSYNNRYQARIGMSPFEALYGRKCRSPLYWDDLSEAPIVGPDMIRDMTEKVKLIQSRMRAAQDRQAKYVNIRRRSLIF, from the exons ATGGATATAAGtccgactccgatggagatactGTTAGACAGATTTCAGTCTTTGCACCCACCGATGTTGAAGGGTACAGAGAATGCATTAGAGTGTGAGAACTTGTTGGAGAATATGGACCAGTTATTTGAATCTCTTGAGTATCCAGATGATCGTACAATCAAATTAGTTGTTCATCAGTTATTAGATGTTGCTAAGAGTTGGTGGATCATGACAAAGAAAGCTTTAGAGGGTCGAGGTACGATTGTTACCtgggatatttttaaatctgaattttatcagcgtttctttcctacCTCTTTCAGGAAAGATAGGGGAGCCgagtttgaaaatttaaagCAGGGAAATCTGAATATTGAGGAATATGCTGCTAAGTTCTCGAATTTACtgagatttgctcctcatgtagcatCCGATGAAGAAGCTAAGGCCGATCATTTCATAAATGGTCTTAATCCTGATATATTTACCCTGGTTAATACTGGAAGGCCTAACACTTTTGCTGAGGCTCTTGatcgagccaagggagctgaaacTGGAATCATTACGCAGAGAGGTTCTCAATATTCGCAAAGACCCCAACAACCACAGTTCCGACAGCAGTTCAGACGGGGTAATACTGGCGGTAACGGTGGCAACATAAGAGAGAAGTTCAAGGCTAGAGGCAAACAATTTAAGAGGCATGGAAGTAATTTttcgagttctagtggatcgAG GTGGGACActatgctcgagtgtgtccaaaTCGTGGCAGTGATATATCTCAGAGTGTGGGATGATCGAGACAGACATCTCACCAGAATCGCCAGACTCCTACAG aaaggagccgaATGTTTATTGGTTTATGCAATTGATACTTCAAGGTCAGTACCTAAATTGGCAGATATTCCAattgttagtgaattttcagatgtatttccagatgagattccaggatttCCTCTAGTCCGAGATATTGATTtcaacattgagttgatgccag TTGCaaggttcttcagtatattccgaTATCATCAGTTAAGAGTTAGAGAGACAGATGTGTctaaaactgcttttcgtaccag aGTTGTTTTCCTTGGACATGTGATTTCAAGTGCTGGTATATCAGTTggtccgagtaaagttgaggcagtcATCAATTGGTGTAGACCGACATCAGTTCCTGAG GATTCGTTACCACTTGTCGACTTTTCTTATAACAATAGATATCAAGCGAGAATTGGAATGTCACCATTTGAAGCActatatggcaggaagtgtcgatctcctttgtattgggatgatttATCTGAAGCTCCAATTGTAGGACCTGATATGataagagatatgacagagaaggtgaaattgattcagagtcGTATGCGAGCTGCTCAGGATAGGCAAGCTAAGTATGTGAACATCAGGAGACGATCGTTGATTTTttag